The Lycium ferocissimum isolate CSIRO_LF1 chromosome 1, AGI_CSIRO_Lferr_CH_V1, whole genome shotgun sequence genome includes a region encoding these proteins:
- the LOC132067612 gene encoding TMV resistance protein N-like encodes MANPNGLISHGSSSKVFKYDVFLSFRGEDTRRTFVSHLYNALKQRGIHAFKDDERLETGKTISGELLKAIEEAKFAVVIFSKSYASSRWCLEELAHIIKCKNELEQIVIPVFYDVSPSEVRHQYPPFAESFSQHEENCKDDMEKVQRWRDAFAEAGKISRHHLQNFK; translated from the exons atgg ccaatccaaacgggctcatttCTCACGGTTCTTCTTCCAAAGTTTTCAAGTATGACGTCTTTTTGAGTTTTAGAGGTGAAGATACACGTAGAACCTTTGTGAGTCATCTCTATAATGCTCTAAAACAGAGAGGAATCCACGCTTTCAAAGATGATGAGCGGTTGGAAACGGGAAAAACAATTTCTGGTGAACTTTTAAAAGCCATAGAAGAGGCCAAATTCGCTGTCGTGATATTTTCAAAAAGCTATGCATCCTCAAGATGGTGCTTAGAGGAGCTTGCACACATCATAAAGTGCAAAAATGAATTGGAGCAGATTGTGATTCCAGTCTTCTATGATGTGAGTCCATCAGAGGTGCGCCATCAATACCCCCCTTTCGCTGAGTCATTTTCCCAACACGAGGAAAATTGCAAAGATGATATGGAAAAGGTTCAAAGATGGAGGGATGCATTTGCAGAGGCAGGGAAAATATCAAGGCATCATTTACAAAATTTCAAGTAA
- the LOC132060221 gene encoding UDP-glycosyltransferase 86A2-like, whose protein sequence is MDSSSPKPHAILVCYPLQGHVIPIIHLAIKLARKGFTITFINTQSIHAQITRKSRDGEEDIFSSVRGQDLDIRYIIVSDGLPVNFDRSLNHDQFMASLLHVFSAHVEEALMKIVQSKVDPPVNCLIADSFFVFPGKLAKKYGLRYIAFWTETALVFTLYYHLHLLKLHGHFDSIDMREDPIDYIPGVKSIKPKDLTSYLQETDTTSVCHRIIFSAFQDVRNADFILCNTVQELEPETVSALQIEKPFFAIGPLFPPEFATSSVATSMWSESECTQWLDMQQQANVLYVSFGSYAHITKNDLLEIAYGLALSKVSFVWVLRPDIVSSDDPNPLPEDFKGEISGRGLIVPWCCQKQVLTHSAIGGFLTHCGWNSILEAIWCGVPLLCYPLLTDQFTNRKLVVDDWKIGLNLCDKNPVSKFEISEKIQHLMFGEASDGYRNEMQKAKETLANASRGEGSSDKNLDSFISSVCK, encoded by the exons ATGGATTCATCAAGCCCAAAGCCTCATGCAATCTTAGTATGTTACCCCCTACAAGGGCACGTAATTCCCATAATCCATCTAGCTATCAAGCTTGCCCGAAAGGGATTTactataactttcataaacaCTCAATCAATACACGCACAAATCACTCGAAAGAGCAGAGACGGAGAGGAAGACATATTCTCTAGCGTTCGGGGTCAAGACCTAGATATACGTTATATCATCGTCTCGGATGGGCTCCCGGTAAATTTTGATAGGTCATTGAACCATGACCAATTCATGGCTTCTTTGTTACATGTGTTTTCAGCTCATGTTGAAGAAGCTTTAATGAAAATTGTTCAGTCAAAAGTAGATCCTCCAGTGAACTGCTTGATTGCTGATTCCTTTTTTGTGTTTCCTGGAAAATTGGCCAAGAAATATGGACTTCGTTACATAGCTTTTTGGACAGAGACAGCTttggtttttaccctttattaTCATCTTCATCTCTTGAAGTTACATGGCCACTTTGATTCTATTG ACATGCGTGAGGACCCAATTGACTACATACCGGGAGTTAAATCCATCAAACCAAAGGACCTGACGTCATATCTCCAAGAAACAGACACAACCTCAGTCTGTCATCGTATTATTTTTAGTGCATTTCAGGATGTTAGAAATGCTGATTTCATCTTATGTAACACTGTCCAAGAGCTCGAACCCGAGACCGTATCAGCTCTACAAATTGAAAAGCCATTTTTTGCAATAGGCCCACTCTTTCCGCCTGAGTTTGCCACGAGTAGTGTGGCCACTAGCATGTGGTCCGAGTCTGAGTGCACCCAGTGGCTCGACATGCAACAACAAGCAAATGTCTTGTATGTGTCATTCGGTAGTTATGCCCATATTACCAAAAATGACCTTTTAGAGATAGCTTACGGGTTGGCATTGAGCAAAGTTAGTTTTGTTTGGGTACTTCGACCTGATATTGTGAGTTCTGATGACCCAAACCCGttaccagaagatttcaaaggtGAGATTAGTGGTCGTGGTTTGATTGTACCTTGGTGCTGTCAGAAACAAGTTTTGACTCACTCAGCAATTGGAGGGTTCTTAACTCATTGTGGCTGGAACTCAATTCTGGAAGCAATTTGGTGTGGAGTTCCGTTGCTTTGTTACCCTTTGCTGACAGATCAGTTCACAAATAGAAAGTTAGTCGTCGATGATTGGAAGATTGGACTTAATTTGTGCGATAAAAATCCAGTCTCCAAGTTTGAAATTTCAGAGAAAATCCAACACTTGATGTTTGGAGAAGCAAGTGACGGCTACAGAAATGAAATGCAGAAGGCGAAGGAGACATTGGCGAATGCATCAAGAGGTGAAGGGTCCTCTGACAAAAACTTGGACAGCTTCATAAGTAGTGTATGTAAATAA